Proteins co-encoded in one Papaver somniferum cultivar HN1 chromosome 5, ASM357369v1, whole genome shotgun sequence genomic window:
- the LOC113279556 gene encoding probable chalcone--flavonone isomerase 3 — protein sequence MKYASFELCLNTIAILILDRDVVNQETMKVIEQNDDSWDPKSKTGAELSQDDEFLAVVVSAPVEKYVRIVVIKEIKGSQYMLQLERWMRDDLAAADKYKDEESLEKVIELLRSRFLVRYL from the exons ATGAAATATGCAAGTTTCGAGTTATGCTTAAACACCATTGCAATTCTAATTTTGGACAGAGATGTTGTTAATCAAGAAACAATGAAGGTCATTGAACAAAATGATGATAGTTGGGATCCTAAAA GCAAAACTGGAGCTGAATTGTCCCAAGATGATGAATTTTTAGCCGTTGTAGTTTCGG CACCGGTGGAAAAGTATGTGAGAATAGTGGTGATTAAAGAGATAAAAGGGTCACAATATATGTTGCAGTTAGAGAGGTGGATGAGAGATGATTTAGCAGCGGCCGATAAGTACAAAGACGAAGAATCCCTTGAAAAAGTTATTGAATTACTTAGAAGTAGATTTTTGGTACGATATCTTTGA